In Serinicoccus marinus DSM 15273, the genomic stretch AACGCGATCACACCGACACGGTGCGGGAGTGGTGGCGCCGGATGGACCCGGACAAGGCCACGGCCCGTGCCCACGCCTACGCTCTGCTGCGCACGATCCTGGAGGCAGCCCGCAAGGACGACCCGCCCCTGATCGACGTCAACCCCTGTCGGCTGCGCGAGGCGGGCTCGCCGCCACGCCGCCGGCACCGCATCCAGCCTGCGACGCCGACGGAGCTGGCGACGATCGTGGAGAACATGCCGCCCCAGCTGCGGGCCGCCGTGCTCCTGTCCGCCTGGGGTGGACTTCGTTGGGGTGAGGTGGCGGAGCTGCGTCGCAAGGACCTGTTCGGCAACGTCGTCCATGTGACCCGCGCCGTGGTGCGCCTGCCTGGTGAGGATCCCGAGACGGTGGCGGCGCGTCGTCGACCACGGTTCGTCGTGGGCGACCCCAAGAGCGAGGCCGGCACCCGCACCGTCACGCTGCCGTCGGCGATCATGCCCGCCATCCAGGCGCACCTAAACGCGATGGAGGACAAGCGACCGGACGCGCTGCTGTTCCACGCCAAGAGCAACGCAGCCCAGCACCTGGCCGTGTCCAACCTCAACAAGGCATGGCCCCCGCACGGGCAGCGGCCGGGCGTCCGGACCTGCGCTGGCACGACCTGCGACACACGGGGGGCGGTGTTCGCGGCGCAGGCGGGAGCGACGCTGGCTGAGCTCATGGCTCGGCTCGGTCACTCGACGCACAAGGCGGCACTGCGCTACCAGCACGCCGCGGCGGACCGGGACGCCAGGATCGCGGAGGCGCTGTCGGCGATGGTCGTGGCCGGATCCCCGCGTCGGGACGGACTGTGAACGTCGCTTGCCTCCCAAGGCTGGCTGGCGGAATGCGCCCCCTGCGGGGGTCTTGTCGAAGCCCTGCTCGAGGCCCCGTCGATGGCGGAGGAGCAGCGTCAGCAGCTGTGGCTTCACCAGGCGACGCTCACCCACCTGCTCACCAGGCCGGAGGACGTGATGAGGCTGGCATGGGAGAACATCCGGCGCTGGAGCTCCATGCATCCGGGCGGATGGCCGAACGGTCGAGTACCTCCGTCAGTGGGACAGCATCCTCACCCAGGGACTGGAGCAGACTGTCAGCACGATCCTCAGCACCAGCCCCCGGGCGCGCGAACTGCGCCAGAACTCCCCGTTCGCCGGCGGTCTGAACGAGACCGAACGGACCCAGGCGCTCCGGACCTTCCGTGAGAGGCGCGCGCCGGCGGCCTGAACCGCCAGCAGCTGGCACGCCTGCTCAGGGCTGCCTGCGACGTCACTGGGGACCCGAAGATCCTGGTAATGGGCGCGCAGGCAGTCCTCGGCAAGAGGGGTGAGGACGAGTGACACGAACGGGTTGCTCGTGACACGGCATCCAAACCGTATTACGATTTGTCGGTGGAGAAGATCAAGGGAGTGCCCGTCACCGACGAGATGATCCAGGAGTGGGCCGACGAGGCTGAGCAGGGCTACGACGTCGAACAACTTCGCAAGCGGGGCCGCAAGCCGATGGGCGACGGACCCGCTCGGGTGGTGCCCGTCCGCCTCGACGACACTCTGCTCAGCGCGCTAGACGAGCGCGCGGAGCGAGATCACACCACCCGCTCTGAGCTGATCCGTGCTGCTCTTCGTGCCTACGTCGCGTGAAGGTCAACCCCTCAGCACTCAAGCATGGAGTGAGCGAACTCGACATCGTCTACGCGGCCGAGAACTGGAGCTACGCCAGCGAACCGGACGATGACATGCCGGCCAAGCAATTCGTGTTCGGCTTCGACCGAAGCGGCCGTCTTCTCGAGATGGCGATTCTCACTTTCGACAGCGGGCACCAACTCGTCATCCATGCCATGAAGGCTCGGCGACAGTACCTGCATCTGCTCAACTGAACATGCGACCGGCGGCATTTCCGGGCGGTTTGCCAGGATGGTCTGAGTGGCGGTGAGGGGAAGTTCTGGGGTGTTGGGTGATGGGCCGGTGCGCAGGCGTCCGTAGGTCAGCACGTCGACGCGGTCTCCGTCGACGAGGAACTTCTTTCGCTCCAGGCCCTCTTAAATGAATCCGGCTGCTAGGGCGATGCGTCCGGAGGCAGGGTTGTTGGCGCGGTGGCCCAGCTCGAGTCGTTCGAGTCCGCCGGCGCTCAGCGCCCAGTTGGACACGGTCCCTGCTGCGCACTTGGTGAGACCGCGCCGGCGGTGGGAGGGGTGCGTCCAGTACCAGAACCAGCCCAGCCGGTTCCCGTGGTCGACATTGAGGGCGACGACCCCGCGAAGCGTGCCGTCGGTAGTGAGACCGAAGGCGAACGGGTTCTCGGACAGCCGCCGTGCGTAGGTCGCCGCAGTGCCGAGGTCCTGGGCGTCACCCTGGCGGGACATGTCCGGGGCTGTGAAGGCCTGCAGGATTGCCTCGCTGTCGTTCGGCCGGACGCGGCGCAGCACGGCGAGAGGTTCGGGAGGCATAGGTGGCGAGACTAGCCCGAGCGAACAGTTGTCTGCTGGTCCTTTTCGGGGGTTGTGAGGACGCCTTGTCTGGTTAGTGGTTTCGTTGTCGCAGGACGTCCAGGGCGAGTTCGATGATGTCGGCCCGTGGATGCAGAGCGGTGACCTCGCCCAGGGGGACCCAGGCGGCGAAGTCGGTCGTGCCGTCGGTCTCGGTCGTCCCGAGTGCACCGCCGGTGATGGTGGCCGTGAGGAGGAAACGCTGGGAACGCATGGGGCGGCGGGTGCCCTGGCGGGGCAGGGTGAAGCGGTGCTCGCCCACGTCCACGGTGTACCCGGTCTCTTCGAACACCTCACGCGCGACAGCATCCTTGATGGACTCATCGAACTCGACGCCTCCGCCGGGCATCGTCCACCCGGGCTCTGCGCGGCCGCCCCCGTTGAACCAGGTCAGGAGGATCTGGTCGTCGTCTGAGATGAGCAACCCGTAGGCCGCCAGGCGGGAGTCGAACTCGGTGAAGTGCACCCAGGGGACGCTACCCCTGCACCGTGGCCAGGCCGGCTCCATCACGGTCGGGGCTACTACGCCGACAGGGACAGACGCGCCCGCAACCACGTGCGCTACGGGCATTCCGCATGCGGCAGAAGAGTGCGCTGACGATCGGCGCGTACGTGCACGAGACGTTCCAGGGATAGTGTGCCTGCATGGACGAGCAGCGCCGCCGCATGGTCTCAGCGGTTGCCGTGCTGAACATCGTGGTGGGCGCCTGCCTCGTGGGAGCCGGACTCGTCTCCGGGTCCTCGTTGCGGTGGTTGTGGGTCGCGCTCGGGGTCTTGTTCTTGGTACTGGCGATCCTCAATCTATCTCGAATCAGGAGAAGCGCGCAGGCGCGGCTCTAGCGGGTTCATCAGGGCTTGTGCTATCAACTGCCTTGCCGCCAGAAGGCAGGTTCGGGGTGTCAATCAGCTGAACACGGACCCGGAAGGCGAGGCGCTGCCGCATCGTGTTGTGGGCTCTTCGACTTTGAGCGTGGTGGGGCCCTGACGTAGGGCTCGCGGCCCTGCGCCAGCATGGGTGTTGTCTAGGCATCCGAT encodes the following:
- a CDS encoding NUDIX hydrolase, with amino-acid sequence MHFTEFDSRLAAYGLLISDDDQILLTWFNGGGRAEPGWTMPGGGVEFDESIKDAVAREVFEETGYTVDVGEHRFTLPRQGTRRPMRSQRFLLTATITGGALGTTETDGTTDFAAWVPLGEVTALHPRADIIELALDVLRQRNH
- a CDS encoding GNAT family N-acetyltransferase; the protein is MPPEPLAVLRRVRPNDSEAILQAFTAPDMSRQGDAQDLGTAATYARRLSENPFAFGLTTDGTLRGVVALNVDHGNRLGWFWYWTHPSHRRRGLTKCAAGTVSNWALSAGGLERLELGHRANNPASGRIALAAGFI
- a CDS encoding toxin, producing the protein MSELDIVYAAENWSYASEPDDDMPAKQFVFGFDRSGRLLEMAILTFDSGHQLVIHAMKARRQYLHLLN
- a CDS encoding ribbon-helix-helix protein, CopG family is translated as MEKIKGVPVTDEMIQEWADEAEQGYDVEQLRKRGRKPMGDGPARVVPVRLDDTLLSALDERAERDHTTRSELIRAALRAYVA